A part of Desulfotomaculum nigrificans DSM 574 genomic DNA contains:
- a CDS encoding sugar diacid recognition domain-containing protein — translation MKLLTRELAQKIVERTMGIINRNINVMNEKGIIIGSGDSSRINQVHDGAVEVIERGNIVEIDEEEAQFIKGAKPGVNLPIYFKNKIVGVVGITGKPEEVRGFGLLIKMAAEMILEQAFLMEQIQWDERLKEEILHQLITGEITSDPWFKERAKTLSIDLDVPRVAVILELRSNSLTEETMSNKKKKVLAILKSLIEPDDLLTLVYTNEIILLKKIRLKGMDWDKNHLLHQLNVWKSRLYHSAKVKLKIGIGTYYQDFKRLSQSYDEAKKTLKVGLTLYPDEDIYWYQEMGFPILIQQISNMNNHPLLELYKKILSKDKKGELQQTLKVFIEENGEINKTTERLFIHRNTLHYRLDKIKEITGKDPKKLNELIELYTSMLIYILGND, via the coding sequence TTGAAATTATTAACGCGAGAACTTGCACAAAAGATTGTTGAAAGAACCATGGGAATTATCAACCGAAATATCAACGTTATGAATGAGAAAGGAATTATTATTGGCTCTGGAGATTCAAGTCGTATCAACCAAGTACATGATGGAGCAGTCGAGGTTATTGAAAGAGGAAATATCGTTGAGATTGATGAAGAAGAGGCACAGTTTATAAAAGGGGCAAAGCCCGGTGTCAATCTTCCTATTTATTTTAAAAATAAAATTGTTGGTGTTGTGGGGATTACTGGTAAACCAGAGGAAGTTAGAGGATTTGGTTTACTGATTAAAATGGCGGCAGAAATGATTTTGGAACAAGCGTTTTTAATGGAACAAATCCAATGGGATGAACGTTTAAAAGAAGAAATATTGCATCAGTTGATTACCGGGGAAATTACCTCTGACCCATGGTTTAAAGAAAGAGCTAAAACATTAAGTATTGATCTTGATGTCCCCAGAGTGGCAGTTATTCTTGAATTAAGATCGAATTCCTTAACCGAAGAAACTATGAGTAACAAAAAGAAAAAGGTATTAGCAATTTTAAAATCATTAATTGAACCAGATGATTTGTTAACTTTGGTTTATACCAATGAAATTATTCTGCTTAAAAAAATTCGCTTAAAAGGTATGGACTGGGATAAGAATCATTTACTTCACCAATTAAATGTTTGGAAATCTCGGTTATACCATTCCGCAAAAGTAAAATTAAAAATAGGAATTGGTACATATTATCAAGATTTTAAAAGATTATCCCAATCTTATGATGAGGCGAAAAAGACTCTTAAAGTGGGATTAACTCTTTATCCGGATGAAGATATCTACTGGTACCAGGAGATGGGCTTTCCTATTTTAATTCAACAAATTTCTAATATGAACAATCATCCGTTGTTAGAACTTTATAAAAAGATCTTAAGCAAGGATAAAAAAGGAGAATTGCAGCAAACGTTAAAGGTGTTTATTGAAGAAAACGGCGAAATTAATAAAACAACAGAACGACTGTTCATTCATCGAAATACATTGCATTATCGATTAGATAAAATAAAAGAAATTACGGGAAAAGACCCCAAAAAGCTAAATGAACTCATTGAATTATACACATCAATGCTTATATATATCCTGGGAAATGATTAA
- a CDS encoding site-specific integrase, giving the protein MRPTDFSKSLTDFLTCYLPGEKGASKNTIASYKDTFILFLTFMKDEKGILADKVMLKHVNKEIVVDFLDWIEEKRHCCAATRNVPLAALHSFFQYLQYQSPENLLEWQRILSIPVKKTEKPSISYLSLEGIRLLLEQPDCSTRNGRRDLALLSLMYDSGARVQEIIDLTPSMVRLDVPCTVKLIGKGNKSRVVPLLDVQVKFLKTYMVEQKLLEPHANLYPLFSNSRKEKLTRAGVNYILEKYAKQARLKNPTLIPEKLSCHCLRHSKAMHLLQSGVNLVYIRDILGHTSVQVTEVYARTDSRQKREAIEKAYTYRCHAKRHTFMASQ; this is encoded by the coding sequence ATGAGACCTACTGATTTTTCGAAAAGCCTGACCGATTTCCTTACCTGTTATCTCCCCGGTGAAAAAGGAGCTAGTAAAAATACCATTGCTTCTTATAAAGATACGTTTATCCTCTTTCTCACATTCATGAAGGATGAGAAAGGAATTTTAGCTGACAAAGTGATGCTAAAGCACGTAAATAAAGAAATCGTTGTGGATTTTCTGGATTGGATTGAAGAAAAACGGCATTGCTGTGCAGCAACACGAAATGTACCACTTGCTGCTCTGCATTCATTCTTCCAGTACTTGCAGTACCAAAGCCCAGAAAATCTGCTGGAATGGCAGAGGATACTATCCATTCCCGTAAAAAAGACGGAAAAGCCATCGATTAGTTATCTTTCATTGGAAGGTATTCGCTTACTTCTTGAACAACCAGACTGTTCGACACGTAACGGGCGGAGGGATCTTGCTTTATTGTCACTGATGTATGACAGCGGAGCGCGTGTCCAGGAAATCATAGACTTGACGCCCTCAATGGTGCGACTTGATGTGCCATGTACTGTAAAATTGATTGGAAAAGGAAATAAATCCAGAGTTGTTCCGCTTCTTGATGTCCAAGTAAAATTCCTTAAAACGTATATGGTAGAGCAAAAGCTGTTAGAACCCCACGCTAACCTGTATCCGTTGTTCAGTAACAGCAGGAAAGAAAAGCTTACCCGTGCCGGTGTAAATTATATACTGGAGAAATATGCTAAGCAGGCAAGGCTGAAAAATCCCACTTTAATTCCTGAAAAGCTGAGTTGTCACTGTCTAAGGCACTCGAAAGCCATGCACTTGCTCCAATCAGGTGTTAATTTAGTATATATACGCGATATCCTAGGCCACACCTCTGTCCAGGTAACGGAGGTTTATGCCAGAACGGATTCTCGCCAAAAGCGGGAGGCAATTGAGAAAGCCTATACATACAGATGTCACGCCAAAAGACACACCTTCATGGCTAGTCAATGA
- a CDS encoding LytR/AlgR family response regulator transcription factor: MKLKSIIVEDDPYFSKVLRVMLERSGHIEVVATFHSSEDFLHSGLALPDIQVVFLDIELPGINGAELGKELRKQCSSLQVVFVTGKIEYAADAFDIDAIDYLVKPFDQERLNRCISRVISRIKKAPVTITLKTQRSTLCLDITKILFIEKQSKYSSFYTTEGNYDTLDTIEAIEAKLGAYGFIRTHKSYIINPNYIKSLERWADRAYQVRFHFGEHVALVSRSHIDKLKKCIKQSV; encoded by the coding sequence ATGAAGCTTAAATCGATAATAGTCGAGGATGACCCGTATTTCTCTAAAGTATTAAGGGTTATGTTGGAAAGATCAGGTCATATTGAAGTTGTGGCTACCTTTCATAGTAGCGAAGATTTCCTGCATAGTGGGCTAGCTCTGCCAGATATACAGGTTGTTTTCCTGGATATTGAACTGCCCGGTATTAATGGGGCTGAGTTAGGGAAAGAGTTACGAAAACAATGTTCTAGCCTACAAGTTGTTTTTGTAACCGGCAAAATAGAGTATGCAGCTGATGCATTCGATATTGATGCTATAGACTATCTTGTAAAACCGTTTGATCAAGAGAGGTTAAATCGATGTATATCTAGGGTAATAAGTAGAATTAAGAAAGCACCAGTTACTATAACTTTAAAAACACAAAGAAGCACTCTATGTTTAGATATAACAAAAATTTTGTTTATTGAGAAGCAGTCAAAATATTCTTCATTCTATACAACAGAAGGTAATTATGACACATTAGATACTATTGAAGCAATAGAAGCCAAGCTCGGTGCTTACGGTTTTATTAGAACACATAAAAGCTACATAATTAACCCTAACTATATTAAAAGCCTTGAAAGATGGGCAGACAGGGCATACCAGGTTAGGTTCCACTTTGGAGAACATGTTGCTTTGGTTAGCCGGTCACACATTGATAAATTAAAAAAATGTATAAAACAGTCAGTATAA
- a CDS encoding accessory gene regulator ArgB-like protein, protein MNKIAKRLAVNITKEAEDQRPVEIIAYGLEIIFNLGTQLAILGLVSYFLGIFPEVLISVVFAIILRTFSGGSHLSSFLSCTVISVLIFTAIGYVASILVISKEVLMGLFLINSLLLARWAPYSTKRKYSEARRKMLKQTCFSILLVALLISLYLPIPQFLITAVALGLTWQSISITPLGVNIITKVDNFIERRKLYV, encoded by the coding sequence ATGAATAAGATAGCAAAAAGACTTGCCGTAAACATTACAAAAGAAGCTGAGGATCAAAGACCCGTTGAGATAATTGCCTATGGGCTTGAAATTATTTTTAACTTAGGGACACAACTAGCAATATTAGGCTTGGTTAGCTATTTTTTAGGGATTTTTCCGGAAGTTTTGATATCTGTAGTTTTTGCAATTATACTTCGTACATTTTCCGGGGGGAGTCATTTATCATCCTTTTTGAGCTGTACAGTTATCTCAGTCCTTATATTTACTGCTATAGGTTACGTAGCTAGTATATTGGTAATAAGCAAAGAGGTTTTAATGGGACTTTTTTTAATAAATTCTTTACTCTTGGCTAGATGGGCACCGTATAGCACAAAAAGAAAATACTCCGAGGCTAGAAGAAAGATGCTAAAACAAACTTGCTTTTCTATATTGCTGGTGGCTTTATTAATAAGTCTGTATCTTCCAATACCACAATTTTTAATAACAGCAGTGGCATTGGGGCTAACCTGGCAATCGATAAGTATTACTCCCTTGGGAGTTAATATAATAACTAAAGTAGACAATTTTATTGAAAGGAGGAAATTATATGTTTAA
- the istA gene encoding IS21 family transposase, with product MEKLSQRAIARKLGISRNTVKRYCNGENVPWESKPRQYECPVTGPIRLTVQRWLEEDKQAPKKQRHTATRVYKRLVEEYGFTGSYSAVRDLVRELRSQEHKAYIPLEFDPGEAAQVDWGEATVYLNEKKVKVQLFCYRLCNSSAPYVAFFPSQRSESFLAGHVQAFEFFGGVPRRLIYDNLKTAVKEGWGRYVRAQQPAFLALRSHYAFSADFCNPGAGNEKGYGKCMIM from the coding sequence GTGGAAAAGCTATCACAGCGGGCCATAGCAAGAAAGCTGGGCATCTCCCGCAACACCGTCAAACGTTACTGCAATGGTGAAAACGTACCTTGGGAAAGTAAGCCCCGTCAATATGAATGCCCGGTTACAGGGCCTATCAGGCTAACTGTCCAGCGGTGGCTGGAAGAGGACAAGCAGGCACCCAAAAAGCAGCGCCACACCGCAACCCGAGTTTACAAACGGTTAGTTGAAGAATACGGTTTTACTGGCTCCTACTCTGCAGTACGGGACCTAGTACGGGAACTACGCTCCCAGGAACATAAAGCTTATATACCGTTGGAATTCGACCCAGGCGAAGCTGCCCAGGTGGACTGGGGCGAAGCCACCGTTTATTTAAACGAAAAGAAAGTAAAAGTTCAGCTGTTCTGTTATCGGCTTTGCAACAGCAGCGCGCCCTACGTGGCTTTCTTCCCCAGCCAGCGCAGCGAATCTTTTTTAGCCGGCCACGTGCAGGCATTTGAGTTTTTTGGCGGTGTACCCAGGCGTCTTATCTACGATAACCTGAAAACTGCTGTTAAAGAGGGTTGGGGCCGCTACGTCCGAGCCCAACAGCCAGCCTTTTTAGCCCTAAGAAGCCATTATGCTTTCAGTGCCGACTTTTGCAATCCCGGTGCAGGCAACGAAAAAGGTTATGGAAAGTGTATGATAATGTAA
- a CDS encoding helix-turn-helix domain-containing protein, translating into MIKLIQKQNILIMYYREGKSQREIARLLGVDRKTVRRYINKYEEKRKELEQSSGLVDPGELIQEIVEPPKYTVGNRPKRKVTEDIQSLIKKHLDENEQKRRNGQHKQVKKIIDIYEALVEDNIDISYSSVKRIVRSLEQKAK; encoded by the coding sequence ATGATCAAGTTGATTCAAAAACAAAATATACTCATCATGTATTACCGGGAGGGAAAGTCCCAGCGGGAAATTGCCAGATTGTTGGGTGTGGATCGAAAAACGGTCCGCAGATACATCAATAAATACGAAGAAAAGCGAAAGGAGTTGGAACAATCTTCTGGCCTAGTAGATCCCGGGGAACTGATTCAGGAAATTGTAGAACCCCCCAAGTATACCGTAGGAAACAGGCCCAAGCGGAAAGTTACTGAAGATATTCAAAGCCTAATAAAAAAACATTTGGATGAAAATGAACAGAAACGGAGGAATGGCCAACATAAACAAGTTAAAAAAATAATTGATATTTATGAAGCCCTAGTGGAAGACAATATAGACATCAGCTATAGCAGCGTTAAACGAATTGTACGATCGCTGGAACAGAAAGCCAAAG
- a CDS encoding IS110 family transposase → MLKIVYPICCGIDVHKKFLVACIAFTNDKGVTTYKSRRFSTFTNNLRKLSEWLSSNSCTHVCMESTGKYWVPVYNILEATCKITLAHPKYVKAIRGKKTDKKDAKWIADLFKHDLVAGSFMPPFPIRQLRDLMRYRFKLTNFSSSEKNRIQNCLTVSNIQLANVVSDTFGKSSMRIIDYLLENPDDKDFDFVPLLHSSMLHKVDDIRLALDGMITPEQRQKMNIILQHYDGLEKCKSNLKSLILSLSEPYAKERTLVSTVPGIKNPFSAIAIISEIGADMSVFPTAKHLCSWAGVTPQNNESAGKKHSVRISRAGVYIKPLLVQCANAVVKSDKHPEIKGRYLSIKKRRGHKRAIIAIARMLLTAIYHILKKAEPYNPELYKKAQPFPASREITVEQAILIARRHGYSVVKD, encoded by the coding sequence ATGTTAAAAATCGTTTACCCCATCTGTTGTGGAATTGATGTCCACAAAAAGTTTCTTGTTGCTTGTATTGCCTTTACCAATGACAAAGGTGTTACCACTTACAAGTCCAGACGCTTTTCTACCTTCACAAACAATTTGCGAAAGCTGTCGGAGTGGCTTTCCTCCAATTCCTGCACGCATGTTTGCATGGAATCCACCGGCAAGTATTGGGTACCTGTGTACAATATTTTGGAAGCCACCTGTAAAATTACACTGGCTCATCCAAAGTATGTCAAGGCGATTCGCGGTAAGAAAACCGATAAAAAGGATGCCAAATGGATTGCCGACCTGTTTAAGCACGACCTTGTTGCCGGAAGTTTTATGCCGCCCTTTCCAATTCGTCAATTGCGCGACTTGATGCGTTATCGTTTTAAGCTCACAAACTTTAGTTCCAGCGAGAAGAACCGGATTCAAAATTGTCTTACTGTATCAAATATCCAGCTCGCCAACGTGGTATCTGATACTTTCGGTAAGAGTTCAATGAGAATCATTGACTACTTGCTTGAAAATCCCGATGATAAGGATTTCGATTTTGTTCCTCTTCTTCACTCATCTATGCTGCATAAAGTGGACGATATCCGTCTTGCCCTGGACGGAATGATTACACCGGAACAGCGGCAAAAAATGAATATTATTCTTCAGCATTATGACGGATTGGAAAAGTGCAAGTCCAACCTTAAATCCTTAATTCTATCGCTCTCAGAGCCTTATGCCAAGGAACGTACTTTAGTGTCCACTGTACCAGGTATCAAAAATCCCTTTTCTGCAATCGCTATAATTTCAGAAATCGGTGCTGATATGTCTGTGTTCCCTACAGCCAAACACTTGTGTTCCTGGGCAGGAGTGACTCCTCAAAACAACGAGAGTGCGGGCAAAAAACATTCTGTTCGCATATCTCGTGCCGGTGTTTATATCAAACCACTTTTAGTACAGTGCGCCAACGCTGTTGTTAAAAGTGATAAACACCCTGAAATCAAGGGCCGCTATTTATCCATCAAAAAGCGGCGTGGCCATAAGCGTGCTATTATAGCTATTGCACGAATGTTGCTTACTGCCATTTATCACATCCTTAAAAAAGCTGAACCTTACAACCCCGAACTTTATAAGAAAGCGCAACCTTTTCCTGCATCTCGTGAAATCACAGTAGAACAGGCTATTCTTATAGCTCGGAGGCACGGGTACTCTGTAGTTAAGGATTGA
- a CDS encoding ankyrin repeat domain-containing protein: MGKIVAILIVIILCLGCGDHVKESKAELQRRNIEFSDMNFLTYVTKGDIQVVTLFLDSGMNPNIRIKDKPAALNIASSEGNTEMVDLLLRYGADVNVKDNFGQSPLIGAVCSRNLEIVKHLIKKGADVNARDNNNRTPLIYAAKKGSFEIVSFLLESGSEIDARGNDGKSPLIYSLEYGHENVARYLLLKGADKTIRSREGLTAYDYAREKGFLNILSESKSETSSTGGTN, encoded by the coding sequence TTGGGAAAAATTGTTGCAATACTCATTGTTATTATCCTCTGTTTAGGTTGCGGTGATCATGTCAAAGAAAGTAAAGCAGAGTTACAGAGACGAAATATTGAGTTTTCAGATATGAATTTTTTAACGTATGTAACCAAAGGTGATATTCAAGTAGTAACGCTTTTCTTAGACTCCGGTATGAACCCCAATATCCGAATTAAAGATAAACCGGCTGCTCTCAATATAGCATCTTCCGAAGGGAATACAGAAATGGTGGATTTACTATTAAGGTATGGTGCCGATGTTAATGTTAAAGATAACTTTGGTCAGAGTCCCTTAATAGGTGCAGTTTGTAGTAGAAATCTAGAAATTGTTAAGCATCTCATAAAAAAAGGTGCAGACGTTAATGCAAGAGATAATAACAATAGAACTCCCTTGATATATGCCGCTAAAAAAGGTTCTTTTGAAATAGTGTCGTTTTTATTAGAGAGTGGATCAGAAATAGATGCCCGGGGAAATGACGGTAAATCTCCTCTTATATATTCTTTAGAATATGGACATGAGAATGTAGCTAGGTATCTTCTTTTAAAAGGGGCCGACAAGACTATCCGTAGTAGAGAAGGACTAACAGCATATGATTATGCGAGGGAGAAAGGTTTTTTAAATATTCTTTCAGAGAGTAAGTCTGAAACCAGCTCCACGGGGGGCACAAACTAA
- a CDS encoding transposase, which yields MVDRALQGRVLFKQPERFLQQILKECAVKPSSDLGLIGDPDNLAIAGDGAPLQTGANPYGKKLCDCRANGIYRCTCKRSFTDPDANWGWNSYHEQWFYGHTLYSITSADSPNDLPLLLKLVQGSRHDSATFVFAWTDLLHIYPDFKFTKALLDSAHDVYDIYRLLKANDTEAFIDLNKRAKGKTAFPQPISVNENGVPLCPAGLPMLNWGFNKTRCRIKWRCPNYKDKTKCPHHEQCSSSKYGRVVYTKPDWDLRLFTPTPRGSKEWKAAYARRTSVERTFKRILVDYKIEQSRARSKKRWFWQATLAAINQHLDAQINVINPTVFLDIGLEIKPKAA from the coding sequence TTGGTAGATAGGGCTTTGCAGGGGAGGGTCTTATTTAAACAACCCGAAAGATTTTTGCAACAAATATTAAAAGAGTGCGCCGTTAAACCTTCGTCCGACTTGGGTCTAATTGGTGACCCTGATAACTTAGCTATTGCCGGTGACGGAGCCCCACTCCAAACCGGTGCCAATCCCTATGGTAAAAAGCTCTGCGATTGCCGTGCCAACGGCATTTATCGCTGCACATGTAAACGCTCTTTTACCGACCCAGATGCCAACTGGGGTTGGAACAGTTATCATGAACAATGGTTTTATGGACACACCCTGTACTCTATTACTTCGGCAGACAGTCCAAATGACCTGCCTCTTCTTCTAAAGTTAGTACAGGGTTCTCGTCATGACAGTGCCACCTTTGTCTTTGCTTGGACGGATTTACTTCATATTTATCCCGATTTTAAATTTACTAAGGCTCTCTTAGATTCTGCTCATGATGTTTATGACATTTACCGTTTGCTCAAAGCAAATGATACTGAAGCTTTTATTGACCTTAACAAAAGGGCTAAAGGGAAGACTGCTTTCCCACAGCCTATTTCTGTAAATGAAAACGGTGTACCTTTGTGCCCGGCCGGCTTGCCTATGCTTAACTGGGGATTTAATAAGACTAGATGCCGGATCAAATGGCGCTGCCCTAATTACAAAGACAAGACAAAGTGTCCACATCATGAGCAATGTTCTTCTAGCAAATATGGCCGCGTTGTTTATACTAAGCCTGACTGGGATTTACGTCTTTTTACTCCTACTCCCCGCGGTTCAAAAGAATGGAAAGCTGCCTATGCCCGCAGAACCAGCGTGGAACGAACTTTCAAGAGGATTCTTGTTGATTACAAAATAGAACAGTCCAGAGCTAGAAGTAAAAAACGTTGGTTTTGGCAAGCTACTTTGGCCGCCATCAATCAGCATTTAGATGCTCAGATCAATGTCATTAATCCTACTGTTTTTTTAGATATTGGTTTAGAGATTAAGCCAAAGGCAGCCTAA
- a CDS encoding cyclic lactone autoinducer peptide, producing MFKTVKVMVYSSLCSILAILAYFNADINCLGIIYEPEIPESLKK from the coding sequence ATGTTTAAAACGGTAAAAGTCATGGTTTATTCATCTCTGTGTTCTATTCTTGCAATCCTGGCATATTTTAATGCGGACATTAACTGCTTAGGTATTATTTATGAGCCTGAGATTCCAGAATCTTTAAAAAAATAA
- a CDS encoding GntP family permease produces the protein MDAQLQVSALGAVIALVIAIFLILRKVPPAYGMIAGALVGGIIGGANLVDTVSLMLEGAKGIIPAVLRILAAGVLAGVLIESGAASTIAETIVKKLGETRALLALAIATMILTAVGVFIDVAVITVSPIALAIAKRANLSKLAILLAMIGGGKAGNIISPNPNAIAASDAFHLPLTSLMAAGLVPSIFGVILTYFVAKRLIQKGTHVDISEVQNHSEGNLPGFLPSITAPVVTILLLALRPLFNINIDPMIALPVGGLVGAIVMGRIKKINDYAVSGLGKMSGVAIMLLGTGTLAGIISNSGLKGVIIDALNASGLPAYLLAPIAGILMSGATASTTAGTAVASQVFGPTILQLGISALASAAMIHVGATVLDHLPHGSFFHATGGSVNLQIKERLKLIPYESLIGLTMTIVSTLIFGVFRLL, from the coding sequence ATGGATGCTCAATTACAAGTATCAGCTTTAGGAGCGGTTATTGCATTAGTGATTGCAATTTTTCTTATTTTACGGAAAGTTCCGCCAGCTTATGGAATGATTGCCGGTGCTTTAGTTGGTGGTATCATTGGTGGAGCTAATTTAGTTGATACAGTTTCATTAATGCTGGAAGGGGCAAAAGGTATTATTCCAGCGGTATTAAGAATTCTGGCAGCCGGTGTATTAGCAGGAGTTTTAATAGAATCTGGTGCAGCGTCAACCATTGCTGAAACAATTGTTAAAAAATTAGGCGAAACGAGGGCCTTACTAGCTTTAGCGATTGCCACAATGATTTTAACTGCAGTAGGAGTATTCATTGATGTTGCTGTTATTACGGTTTCGCCCATTGCACTAGCGATTGCAAAGAGAGCAAACCTCTCTAAACTTGCGATCCTACTGGCTATGATTGGTGGAGGAAAAGCAGGGAATATTATTTCTCCTAATCCAAATGCGATTGCAGCATCAGATGCGTTTCATTTACCATTAACTTCTCTTATGGCTGCAGGACTTGTTCCGTCCATTTTCGGTGTGATCCTTACCTATTTTGTGGCAAAAAGATTAATTCAAAAGGGGACACATGTAGATATCAGTGAAGTACAAAATCATTCTGAAGGAAATTTACCCGGATTCCTTCCTTCAATCACGGCTCCTGTTGTAACTATTTTGTTACTAGCCTTACGTCCACTATTTAATATTAATATTGATCCGATGATTGCACTACCTGTTGGTGGCCTTGTAGGTGCAATTGTCATGGGGCGGATTAAAAAGATTAATGATTACGCTGTATCTGGCCTTGGAAAAATGTCAGGGGTCGCTATAATGCTTTTAGGAACAGGTACATTGGCTGGCATTATTTCCAATTCTGGTTTAAAAGGTGTTATCATTGATGCATTAAATGCTTCAGGATTACCTGCGTACCTACTTGCACCAATTGCTGGTATTTTAATGTCTGGTGCTACAGCATCGACCACTGCCGGTACTGCAGTTGCAAGCCAAGTCTTTGGTCCAACCATTTTACAATTAGGTATCTCGGCCTTAGCAAGTGCTGCAATGATTCATGTAGGGGCTACTGTATTAGACCACTTACCACATGGTAGTTTCTTCCATGCCACGGGTGGTAGTGTCAATTTACAAATCAAAGAACGCCTTAAATTGATTCCTTATGAATCTTTAATTGGTTTAACAATGACAATTGTTTCTACTTTAATCTTTGGCGTTTTTCGTCTGTTATAA
- a CDS encoding sensor histidine kinase, whose protein sequence is MKERLILRLILTFVILIFLLSIMNGSIYLSNEGVFSTIPNHILIIAVSVSIISGLIILGILGRSLIILLQKEAEFDAQAAYSESMDELFRSMKTQRHDFNNHVQVIYGMIQENMIDLAKEYIKDVFKETRELNDIIAVDRPEISSLLKAKQTTAIQKNIDFKISIKCKLSNISLKPYELVRVLGNIIDNAFDAASAISEGKKEVTLRIFSEGNIIYLETLNPGTLPDKVEELFKPGISSKDGHTGLGLYIVKNLIESHNGSISLQNVNRSVLCRVSFINKGEL, encoded by the coding sequence GTGAAAGAGAGATTAATTTTAAGGCTTATACTAACTTTTGTGATTTTAATATTTCTCCTTTCCATAATGAATGGCAGCATATATTTAAGTAATGAAGGTGTATTCTCAACCATACCTAATCACATTTTGATAATCGCAGTCTCTGTTTCTATAATATCAGGTTTAATAATTCTTGGTATCCTAGGGAGATCTCTTATTATATTATTACAAAAGGAAGCAGAGTTTGATGCCCAAGCTGCATATTCAGAAAGTATGGATGAATTATTTAGGTCTATGAAAACACAGAGACATGATTTTAATAATCACGTCCAAGTTATATATGGAATGATTCAAGAAAACATGATTGATTTAGCAAAAGAATATATCAAGGATGTTTTTAAGGAAACGCGTGAACTTAATGATATTATTGCAGTAGACAGGCCCGAAATCTCCTCTCTACTAAAAGCTAAACAAACTACTGCAATTCAAAAAAATATTGATTTTAAGATCTCAATCAAATGTAAGTTATCTAATATCTCACTTAAGCCATATGAATTGGTTCGTGTATTAGGTAATATTATCGATAATGCTTTTGATGCTGCATCTGCAATATCTGAGGGTAAAAAAGAGGTTACCCTGAGAATATTCAGTGAAGGCAATATAATATATCTCGAAACACTGAATCCGGGTACATTACCTGATAAAGTCGAAGAACTATTTAAGCCGGGTATATCAAGTAAGGATGGGCATACCGGGCTAGGATTATATATTGTTAAAAACCTTATTGAAAGTCACAACGGTTCTATATCTTTACAGAATGTAAATAGGTCGGTGCTATGTAGAGTTTCGTTTATAAATAAGGGTGAACTATGA